A stretch of the Methylacidiphilum caldifontis genome encodes the following:
- the cas10 gene encoding type III-B CRISPR-associated protein Cas10/Cmr2 → MNFWQQKLLAFLHDPPCKPFNVGEHREIAERCIIDAGFNELDLKFNYHVCDHIAAAADRLIFPKPFIVHAEFTSTHDSPYHHTLGGGKLQFSEPINSSEAENFVKQLQPTYLTYYNLEAIEDKTFDGFERNGKDWANFFLHWRLWKKFVSEKDPRLVFLPADTRIPDHSIWTHCAITSALQGCVEVEGYSIKSFDPAFLLFQIGPVQEFIAQARKTKDLWSGSYLLSWLIAHAIKAVTDRIGPDAIIYPALFNQPLFDFLHKEELYEKVKTPDNKTLWDEEFSSISPQAILTPNFPNRFLALIPSPKAFEIANAAENALKEELRRIADSCKSYLKDEIGMEWNENIQKRWEEQISSFIQVSWLVYPWEKDIVKSIDLFSKLPLQRSVDQETSPADNLRKLYDYARTRPREELDPRNFRHIGNEIVYDSQGLPIIENSGFCWSAYYAITDYLHAARRNTRDFSFLGSPSEFQLKKGVPKDTYSGKEESIGGEKWQKILKNKLPYLFKENEHLGALNLIKRIWDKAYLINVHKLFPQVFDSVPDIAALDWLKEKTNELKNNTTHKDFTVAIEKAIENKELNLSKKDIKTDLEKEGVFSSFPSLYFQTEIQQIKKDKNETTKFSNLENALTCLKKLQKGEKISKPNTYIAILAMDGDSMGEWLSGQKTPEIGESLAKSIKLYFTEDILKIRRPLFPSFHLELSQALANFSIFLAAPIVKHFNGQLIYSGGDDVLAMLPAEKALICAYVLRMAFRAEKISRTDPDFDLNMPQYFPGVLEDQQQGFVGLNGEWEGWKSYGLIKSIPRGYHLLLMGDKADISAGIAIGHIHSPLQNLVNSAREAEKKAKSADYGKASFVVNLFKRSGEILQWGSKWSSNQTNTKCYPIEIIEKLKTFYNENKISSRFPYRLAELTLPYISHKAHDSIVKENFDELKPIIEKDFTFALSQHFDTKNDNSIEEEKEKFEQIGKEYLAQSKKLLDFLGPFLTFAFFKEKGETG, encoded by the coding sequence ATGAACTTCTGGCAACAAAAACTGCTTGCTTTTTTACATGACCCACCCTGTAAACCCTTTAATGTCGGGGAACATAGAGAAATTGCAGAAAGATGTATTATTGACGCTGGTTTTAATGAATTAGATCTTAAATTCAATTATCATGTTTGTGATCATATCGCCGCTGCTGCTGATAGACTCATATTTCCTAAGCCTTTTATAGTTCATGCAGAATTTACAAGTACTCATGATTCTCCTTATCATCATACCCTTGGGGGAGGAAAATTGCAGTTTTCTGAACCCATTAATAGTTCCGAAGCTGAAAATTTCGTTAAGCAACTTCAGCCGACCTATCTGACCTATTACAACCTTGAAGCTATTGAAGACAAAACATTCGATGGGTTTGAAAGAAATGGAAAAGATTGGGCTAATTTCTTTTTGCATTGGCGATTATGGAAAAAATTCGTATCAGAAAAAGATCCTAGGCTTGTCTTTTTGCCTGCGGACACTCGCATCCCAGATCATTCTATTTGGACTCATTGTGCCATTACAAGTGCTCTTCAAGGATGCGTTGAAGTTGAAGGTTACTCCATAAAATCTTTTGATCCCGCCTTTCTTCTTTTTCAAATCGGACCCGTCCAGGAATTCATTGCTCAAGCAAGAAAAACAAAAGATCTTTGGAGTGGAAGCTATCTTCTTTCCTGGCTAATCGCTCATGCAATAAAAGCTGTAACGGATAGAATAGGGCCAGATGCTATCATCTATCCTGCTCTTTTTAATCAACCTTTATTTGATTTTTTACACAAAGAAGAACTATATGAAAAAGTTAAGACTCCTGATAACAAAACTTTGTGGGACGAGGAATTTAGCTCTATTTCTCCCCAAGCAATCTTAACCCCAAACTTTCCTAACCGCTTTCTTGCCCTTATTCCATCCCCCAAAGCATTCGAGATAGCTAATGCTGCTGAAAATGCTCTCAAAGAAGAGTTAAGAAGGATTGCCGATAGCTGTAAATCATATCTTAAGGATGAGATTGGAATGGAATGGAATGAAAACATTCAAAAAAGATGGGAAGAACAAATTAGTTCTTTTATTCAGGTTTCATGGTTAGTATATCCCTGGGAAAAGGATATAGTAAAATCAATTGATTTGTTTAGCAAGCTACCTTTGCAACGATCTGTTGATCAAGAAACTTCTCCCGCAGACAACCTTAGAAAATTATATGATTATGCAAGAACGAGACCTAGAGAGGAACTAGATCCACGTAACTTTAGACATATTGGAAATGAAATTGTCTATGATTCTCAAGGTCTTCCAATCATTGAAAATAGTGGTTTCTGTTGGTCAGCCTATTATGCAATAACCGATTATCTTCATGCTGCTAGGAGAAACACAAGAGATTTTTCTTTCCTAGGATCACCTTCTGAATTTCAACTTAAGAAAGGAGTTCCAAAGGATACATATTCGGGCAAAGAAGAATCTATAGGTGGGGAAAAATGGCAAAAAATTTTAAAAAACAAACTACCTTACCTTTTCAAAGAAAACGAGCATCTAGGGGCTCTTAATCTCATAAAAAGGATCTGGGACAAAGCCTATTTAATCAATGTCCACAAACTTTTTCCCCAAGTCTTTGATTCTGTTCCAGATATAGCTGCACTCGACTGGCTAAAAGAAAAAACAAATGAGTTAAAAAATAATACGACACATAAAGATTTCACAGTAGCTATAGAAAAAGCAATTGAAAATAAAGAGCTCAATTTGTCTAAAAAGGATATAAAAACTGACTTAGAAAAAGAAGGCGTTTTCTCTTCTTTTCCTTCTCTTTATTTTCAAACTGAAATTCAACAAATAAAAAAAGATAAAAATGAAACAACTAAATTCTCAAACTTAGAAAATGCATTAACATGCTTAAAAAAATTACAAAAAGGTGAAAAAATATCAAAACCCAATACCTATATTGCTATTTTAGCAATGGATGGGGATTCGATGGGAGAATGGCTTAGCGGACAAAAAACCCCTGAAATAGGAGAATCTCTAGCTAAAAGCATAAAACTCTATTTTACTGAAGATATTCTTAAAATTAGACGCCCACTATTCCCTAGTTTCCACCTTGAACTGAGCCAAGCATTAGCCAACTTTTCAATTTTTTTAGCTGCTCCAATCGTTAAGCATTTTAATGGACAGTTAATTTATTCAGGTGGTGACGACGTTCTAGCCATGCTTCCTGCAGAAAAAGCTTTAATATGCGCATATGTCTTAAGAATGGCTTTTAGAGCTGAAAAGATTTCTCGAACTGATCCAGATTTTGATCTAAACATGCCGCAATATTTTCCTGGAGTACTAGAAGATCAACAACAAGGTTTTGTTGGATTAAATGGAGAATGGGAAGGATGGAAAAGCTATGGGTTAATAAAAAGTATCCCTAGAGGATATCATCTCCTTCTTATGGGCGATAAAGCAGACATCTCAGCAGGCATTGCTATTGGACATATTCATAGTCCACTACAAAATCTAGTCAATAGTGCTAGAGAAGCAGAAAAAAAAGCAAAATCAGCTGACTACGGAAAAGCTTCCTTCGTAGTTAACCTTTTTAAACGTTCAGGAGAAATTCTTCAATGGGGTTCAAAATGGTCTTCTAATCAAACCAATACAAAGTGCTATCCCATAGAAATTATTGAAAAACTAAAGACTTTTTATAATGAAAATAAAATCTCAAGCAGGTTTCCTTATAGGCTTGCAGAACTCACACTACCTTATATATCCCATAAAGCTCATGATTCCATTGTAAAAGAAAACTTCGATGAGCTTAAGCCAATCATAGAAAAAGACTTCACTTTTGCTCTTTCTCAACATTTCGATACTAAAAACGACAATTCGATAGAAGAAGAAAAAGAAAAATTTGAACAAATTGGCAAAGAATACCTGGCCCAATCCAAAAAACTATTAGATTTTCTTGGTCCTTTTTTGACTTTTGCTTTCTTCAAAGAAAAAGGAGAGACAGGATGA
- the cmr5 gene encoding type III-B CRISPR module-associated protein Cmr5 encodes MSTMTNLDILRAKHALNRANNLDKKNVNKIPGLIMSNGLLSTLAYIIDKKSDSETSKAMEAVIDYLKERNVISKNTVTGALQELTNGDSIKLQRATFEALQYLSYLKRFSEKKEIQKNT; translated from the coding sequence ATGAGCACAATGACAAACTTAGATATACTCAGAGCTAAACATGCATTAAATAGAGCAAATAATTTAGATAAAAAAAATGTTAATAAAATACCAGGACTAATAATGTCCAATGGATTATTATCTACTCTTGCTTATATTATTGACAAAAAAAGTGATTCTGAAACTTCCAAAGCCATGGAGGCTGTAATTGATTATTTAAAAGAAAGAAATGTGATATCCAAAAACACAGTTACCGGTGCTCTCCAGGAATTAACCAACGGCGATTCCATTAAATTACAACGAGCTACTTTTGAAGCATTACAATATCTTTCTTATCTAAAAAGATTTTCTGAAAAAAAGGAAATTCAAAAAAATACTTAA
- the csm6 gene encoding CRISPR-associated ring nuclease Csm6: protein MNQKKETILLAVVGTSPAVIPETIWGLIHESPPLCPRFIDVITTTAGKRSIESELLNPGKNSLSIWDEFRQGLIDKKKISPDSVILREIKVIPSPLKEQGKCVELEDIRTAKENEDAADYILEEVRKITENPDTLLIASVAGGRKTMSILLSISISMLGREGDRLTHVLVNEPYDDPRLQPKFYYPTQKEQLLKTISSSVVHAKDAKIELANIPFVRFRELFPKELGRFPGRFTNLVHEFSNEIKKLNPKLDFDPQSGKIIINDQEIALKGRELAFFAFLWDRKKKNLPPLETHNDVDNLFPSFFEQWKKENTQLSASIKDWDLDIEDYRKCLSNLRKKLKVNGLGKYSELFFPTRGKVGLPS, encoded by the coding sequence ATGAATCAAAAAAAAGAAACTATTTTATTAGCTGTTGTAGGTACATCTCCTGCAGTTATTCCTGAGACTATCTGGGGGCTTATCCATGAGTCTCCTCCTCTCTGTCCTCGTTTCATTGATGTCATTACAACAACTGCTGGTAAAAGATCAATAGAATCCGAACTGTTAAATCCAGGAAAAAATTCCTTATCTATCTGGGATGAATTTAGACAAGGGTTAATCGATAAAAAAAAGATAAGTCCTGATTCAGTTATCCTTAGAGAGATCAAAGTTATTCCCTCTCCTCTTAAAGAGCAAGGTAAGTGTGTGGAGTTGGAAGATATTCGCACAGCCAAAGAAAATGAAGATGCAGCAGATTACATTCTTGAAGAAGTAAGGAAAATTACAGAAAACCCTGACACTCTTCTCATTGCTTCAGTAGCTGGAGGAAGAAAAACAATGAGCATCCTACTCTCCATTTCCATTTCCATGCTTGGTAGAGAGGGAGATAGACTTACTCATGTACTAGTCAATGAACCCTATGATGATCCACGGCTTCAACCCAAATTTTACTATCCAACACAAAAAGAACAGCTTCTAAAGACAATATCGAGCAGTGTAGTACATGCTAAAGATGCCAAAATTGAGTTAGCAAACATCCCCTTTGTTAGATTTAGAGAGCTTTTCCCAAAAGAGCTAGGAAGATTCCCAGGTCGATTCACAAATCTGGTCCATGAATTTTCCAATGAAATTAAAAAGTTAAATCCTAAGCTCGATTTCGATCCTCAATCTGGAAAAATCATAATCAACGACCAGGAAATCGCGCTAAAAGGTAGAGAACTGGCATTTTTTGCTTTTCTCTGGGATAGGAAAAAGAAAAATCTTCCACCCCTAGAAACTCATAATGATGTTGATAATCTCTTTCCTAGCTTTTTTGAGCAATGGAAAAAGGAAAATACTCAATTAAGCGCTTCAATAAAAGATTGGGATCTCGACATTGAAGATTATAGAAAATGTTTGAGTAACTTAAGAAAAAAATTAAAAGTTAACGGTTTAGGAAAATACAGTGAACTATTTTTCCCAACAAGAGGAAAAGTTGGTCTTCCTTCCTAA
- the cas1 gene encoding CRISPR-associated endonuclease Cas1, producing MPSAYLIQSYTKISLYSERLQVVGLNEESGSEEVIREIPLRELERVVLDQTVSITTPALCELMNRNIPISFLGFNGQIIGGFLPPLNSHGLWRQKQYQNSLDPKSVLTFSSKLIRGKIYNQRRSLQRLSLNRNINIEKDLQWLNQILFNVASASTVDEVRGYEGATTARYFQTWSTFLPKEFPFERRSTRPPLNPVNACISFGATLLYNEMTALIHLHGLDPALGFLHAPENERWSLALDLIEPFRPVIVEALTLDLFSHKILNHEHFEKKNGGCYLNESGRRKFLAQYETRLERQFLSEFASCRTTLRVQLESCACSFKAALEDPEKFEPFLMN from the coding sequence ATGCCTTCTGCTTATTTAATTCAGTCTTATACTAAAATCTCACTCTATTCAGAAAGACTCCAAGTCGTTGGATTAAATGAAGAAAGTGGTTCAGAAGAAGTTATTAGAGAAATTCCTTTAAGAGAACTCGAAAGAGTTGTATTGGATCAAACTGTTTCTATTACTACTCCAGCTCTCTGTGAATTGATGAACCGGAACATTCCCATTTCTTTTTTGGGTTTTAATGGACAAATTATAGGAGGATTTCTTCCTCCCTTAAATTCACATGGCCTGTGGAGACAAAAGCAATATCAGAATAGCTTAGATCCCAAATCTGTTCTTACATTCTCAAGTAAGCTCATTAGGGGAAAAATTTATAATCAAAGGCGTTCTCTTCAAAGGCTAAGCTTAAACAGAAATATCAATATAGAAAAAGATCTCCAATGGCTAAATCAAATTCTCTTCAATGTTGCTTCAGCTTCCACTGTTGACGAAGTTCGAGGATACGAAGGAGCCACTACAGCCCGTTATTTTCAAACTTGGTCTACCTTTTTACCAAAAGAATTTCCTTTTGAGCGCAGATCCACTCGTCCTCCACTCAATCCTGTAAATGCTTGTATATCATTTGGTGCAACCCTTCTTTACAATGAAATGACGGCTCTTATTCATCTCCATGGACTTGATCCCGCATTAGGTTTTTTACATGCTCCAGAAAATGAAAGATGGTCTCTTGCTTTAGATCTCATTGAACCCTTCAGACCCGTAATTGTAGAAGCATTAACACTAGATCTTTTTAGCCACAAGATTCTTAATCATGAGCATTTTGAAAAGAAAAACGGGGGTTGTTATTTAAACGAATCAGGAAGAAGAAAATTTCTTGCTCAATATGAAACTAGATTAGAAAGACAATTTCTTTCTGAATTTGCCAGTTGTAGAACGACCCTAAGAGTGCAATTAGAATCTTGCGCCTGTTCATTCAAAGCGGCTTTAGAGGATCCAGAAAAATTTGAACCTTTCTTAATGAATTAA
- the cmr4 gene encoding type III-B CRISPR module RAMP protein Cmr4 has translation MTESMQILKQGKPALAFLYLFTQTPLHIGAGSSVGAIDLPIIRERHTGFPIIPGSAIKGVFRDEWVKKDTLEITDEGKKLFGVGSDSEAQSGLIQFTEAKLLAFPIRSLKGCFAWITSPLILKRYFRDLHKNDFSMPNSLIDNKALFKKDNPISIEDHSTTAKVILEEYIFEYLDDPPEILYSILTEELTHKNEILKEIPKRIVIVSDGTMSFFTQTACQIAQHVKIDDKTGTAEEGALFNQENVPSETLFYSVVRRSSIKNDSFDPFEKLTSKIKEKNHLFQFGADAGTGLGYCTTFLNYKLHIQQSENQF, from the coding sequence ATGACAGAATCCATGCAAATCCTAAAACAAGGAAAACCTGCTTTAGCTTTTCTTTATCTTTTTACCCAAACTCCCCTGCATATTGGAGCAGGCAGTTCAGTGGGAGCAATAGATCTCCCTATTATCAGAGAAAGACACACGGGATTTCCCATAATTCCGGGGAGTGCTATTAAGGGAGTTTTTCGTGATGAATGGGTTAAAAAAGATACTTTGGAAATTACCGATGAAGGGAAAAAACTTTTTGGTGTTGGATCAGATAGTGAGGCTCAAAGTGGATTAATTCAGTTTACTGAAGCTAAACTATTAGCATTTCCAATCCGATCTTTAAAAGGTTGTTTTGCTTGGATTACTAGTCCACTTATACTCAAACGTTATTTCAGAGACTTACATAAAAATGATTTTTCAATGCCTAATTCTCTTATTGATAATAAAGCTTTATTCAAAAAAGATAACCCAATTTCTATAGAAGATCACTCAACTACTGCTAAGGTCATTTTAGAAGAGTATATTTTTGAGTATTTAGATGATCCTCCTGAAATTTTATATTCAATATTAACAGAAGAACTAACACACAAAAATGAAATCTTAAAAGAGATACCTAAAAGAATAGTAATAGTAAGCGATGGAACAATGAGTTTTTTTACACAAACTGCTTGCCAGATTGCTCAACATGTAAAAATTGATGATAAAACAGGTACTGCTGAAGAAGGAGCTTTGTTTAATCAGGAGAATGTGCCTTCTGAAACTCTTTTTTATAGCGTTGTAAGAAGGAGTTCTATTAAAAACGACTCTTTTGATCCATTCGAGAAGTTAACAAGTAAGATTAAAGAAAAAAACCATCTTTTCCAATTTGGAGCAGATGCAGGAACTGGTCTTGGATATTGTACAACATTCTTAAACTACAAGCTTCATATTCAGCAAAGCGAAAACCAATTTTAA
- the cmr3 gene encoding type III-B CRISPR module-associated protein Cmr3, which yields MITLDLIPFDTLFFRDSRPLAAGSSFGHGANWPLPCTIHGALRTALLSFAGELPSEPKNGCQRKGKVMGEIGTDAFNWLNIKGPFPVDLRNEEVYFPRPLDLSLDSDLKTLKSCRPLKISNNTYKSNLPSPICYPVVSSTPPTKKEAPRWIPSSLFERYLKEESFIYDVEKVFWDSEYRIGIAIDPESQTVVESQFFAAEHLRLREDFALRVLTNSPPDHKKQNTTEQSLTPENLDQLTITVGGENRFCKVKKASKQLDFSNKDHIQSTRLKWVLLTPAIFRQGFLPGWINANSTAQWNVCLRLVEKESRREFRRRRKIDPNWKYVPENDPAEQIIARLVAAFIGKPVAINGWEIFSGSGGGPKPTLLAVPAGSVFYFETESENETKKLAEALHFRCRSDFYGEKGLGLGLCGTWSYSELLL from the coding sequence ATGATAACATTAGACCTTATTCCTTTTGATACACTATTTTTCCGAGATAGTCGACCCCTGGCTGCTGGTAGTAGTTTTGGGCATGGTGCAAACTGGCCACTTCCTTGTACAATACACGGTGCATTAAGAACAGCTCTCCTTTCTTTTGCCGGAGAATTACCATCTGAGCCCAAAAATGGCTGTCAGCGAAAAGGAAAAGTAATGGGAGAAATAGGAACCGATGCATTTAATTGGCTTAATATCAAAGGCCCCTTTCCTGTAGATCTTAGAAATGAAGAAGTCTATTTTCCAAGACCATTGGATCTTTCTTTGGATTCTGATCTGAAAACTCTTAAGTCCTGCCGCCCATTAAAAATTTCAAATAATACTTATAAATCTAATCTTCCTTCTCCTATATGCTACCCCGTTGTTTCGTCTACTCCACCTACAAAGAAGGAAGCACCAAGATGGATTCCTTCTTCTCTTTTCGAAAGATATCTTAAGGAAGAAAGTTTTATCTATGATGTGGAAAAAGTTTTTTGGGACTCAGAATATAGAATTGGAATAGCTATTGACCCTGAAAGTCAAACTGTAGTAGAAAGTCAATTTTTTGCAGCAGAACATTTGCGACTAAGAGAAGATTTCGCCTTGCGTGTTTTAACTAACAGCCCTCCGGATCATAAAAAACAGAATACAACTGAACAAAGCCTTACTCCTGAGAACCTGGATCAACTTACGATAACAGTTGGAGGAGAAAACAGGTTTTGCAAAGTAAAGAAAGCTTCTAAACAATTAGATTTTTCTAACAAGGATCATATCCAATCAACAAGGCTTAAATGGGTACTTCTTACTCCCGCTATTTTTCGCCAAGGCTTTTTGCCTGGCTGGATTAATGCGAACAGCACCGCTCAATGGAATGTTTGCCTTCGGCTAGTCGAGAAAGAGAGTCGTCGAGAGTTCCGAAGAAGGCGAAAAATAGATCCTAATTGGAAATATGTTCCAGAAAATGACCCAGCTGAACAGATTATAGCACGGCTTGTAGCCGCTTTTATTGGCAAGCCTGTTGCTATCAATGGTTGGGAAATATTTTCAGGATCTGGTGGTGGACCTAAACCTACGCTTCTTGCTGTACCTGCTGGATCTGTCTTTTACTTTGAAACAGAAAGTGAAAACGAAACAAAAAAGTTAGCTGAAGCCCTCCATTTTCGATGCCGCTCTGACTTTTATGGAGAAAAAGGACTAGGACTTGGTCTTTGTGGAACTTGGTCTTATTCTGAACTCTTATTGTAG
- a CDS encoding amidohydrolase family protein translates to MQRNGNDYDRPNITSLSQKNILLCTLGESWIILIEAADYKHLDEIHCLTGISAKVESNFEKLFSSFEKRNCTFGIWQLKGFNEAETQEQVENFNETLFRWYLYHLQKNNQLPYACIAGGYKSMAAVLHKAAYSFGSKGIFHILVSGDPPKDEENYNIAKLEKRIFYVDLGEEQGFDALHELKSGDFPLECSQIRKYKNIHHYLIDIPSKKNLWEVCKNTLKNISRKAKAWDKKESLPFSILAVAPDSFIDWLNKNVDPQEDKNWIKQLPKIELHCHLGGFATHGRALEEVRKKAKTQQSNFPPPPPLPEGWPEPKKEIGLEAYMKLGNATGSNLLKDQGCLEKHCQLLYEALCDDNVVYAEIRCSPNNYATPQDGRSAWVVLEEIRNYFQQAMDKKKRENFEAFCHVNLVIIADRKSADLSSLSRHLSLAITANQHFLVQWESCAIVGVDLAGFESRETRAELFSYDFTPIHRCGIAVTAHAGENDDAEGIWQAIFKLHARRLGHALSLKNSKDLLRTVVDRKIAIELCPYANYQIKGFYPMQGKEEYPFYDYHKKGIVVTVNTDNIGISKASLSDNFLFLSTKLCPQLTKMDILRIISNSIRAAFLPYKGQMELQKKVEDKLSKLIQQYVQV, encoded by the coding sequence ATGCAAAGAAATGGTAATGATTATGATAGGCCAAATATTACTTCTTTGTCACAGAAAAATATTCTTCTATGCACCTTAGGAGAATCTTGGATCATTCTTATAGAAGCTGCAGATTATAAGCATCTTGATGAAATTCATTGTTTAACAGGCATTTCAGCAAAAGTTGAATCCAATTTTGAAAAACTTTTTTCTTCTTTTGAAAAAAGGAACTGCACTTTTGGCATATGGCAATTGAAAGGATTCAATGAAGCCGAAACTCAAGAACAGGTAGAAAACTTCAATGAAACGCTTTTTAGGTGGTATCTGTACCATTTACAAAAAAATAATCAGTTGCCATATGCCTGTATTGCTGGTGGATACAAATCGATGGCAGCTGTTCTCCATAAAGCCGCTTATAGCTTTGGATCAAAAGGAATATTCCATATTCTAGTCAGTGGAGATCCTCCTAAAGATGAAGAAAATTATAATATAGCTAAGCTTGAAAAAAGAATTTTCTATGTTGATCTCGGAGAAGAACAAGGATTTGACGCTTTACATGAATTAAAATCGGGTGATTTTCCCTTAGAATGTTCACAAATAAGAAAATACAAGAATATTCATCATTATCTAATCGATATTCCTTCAAAGAAAAACTTATGGGAGGTATGTAAAAACACATTAAAAAATATTTCTAGAAAGGCTAAGGCCTGGGATAAGAAAGAGAGTCTTCCTTTTTCTATTCTTGCTGTTGCTCCTGACAGCTTTATAGATTGGCTTAACAAAAATGTTGACCCACAGGAAGACAAAAATTGGATCAAGCAACTCCCAAAGATCGAATTGCACTGCCATTTAGGCGGTTTTGCAACTCATGGTCGAGCATTAGAAGAAGTTAGAAAAAAAGCAAAAACACAACAAAGTAACTTCCCCCCTCCCCCTCCCTTGCCTGAGGGATGGCCAGAACCCAAAAAAGAGATAGGTCTTGAAGCCTATATGAAGTTAGGCAATGCAACAGGATCTAATCTTCTTAAAGACCAGGGTTGCTTAGAAAAACATTGTCAACTTCTTTATGAAGCATTGTGCGACGACAACGTTGTTTATGCTGAAATACGCTGTTCACCAAATAACTATGCAACTCCTCAGGATGGTCGATCAGCTTGGGTTGTGTTAGAAGAAATCAGAAATTATTTTCAACAAGCAATGGATAAGAAGAAAAGAGAAAATTTTGAAGCTTTTTGCCACGTCAACCTCGTCATTATTGCTGACCGTAAAAGCGCTGATCTTTCCTCCTTAAGTCGCCATCTTTCTTTAGCTATCACTGCAAATCAGCATTTTCTAGTACAATGGGAAAGTTGTGCTATCGTAGGAGTGGATTTAGCTGGTTTTGAATCAAGGGAGACGAGGGCTGAACTTTTTTCTTATGACTTTACTCCAATTCATCGATGTGGAATAGCAGTTACGGCTCATGCTGGAGAAAATGATGATGCTGAAGGCATATGGCAGGCTATATTTAAGCTGCATGCCAGAAGATTAGGCCATGCTTTAAGTTTAAAAAATTCAAAAGATCTTTTAAGAACCGTAGTGGATAGAAAAATTGCTATAGAGTTATGTCCTTATGCAAACTATCAAATTAAGGGATTTTATCCAATGCAAGGAAAAGAAGAATATCCTTTTTATGATTATCATAAAAAGGGAATTGTTGTTACGGTTAATACAGATAACATAGGTATAAGTAAAGCCAGCCTTTCAGATAATTTTCTTTTTCTTTCAACCAAACTTTGTCCTCAACTTACGAAAATGGATATTTTGAGGATCATCTCTAATTCAATTAGGGCTGCCTTTCTTCCTTACAAGGGTCAAATGGAGCTTCAGAAGAAAGTTGAAGATAAATTGAGCAAACTCATTCAGCAATATGTCCAGGTTTGA
- a CDS encoding RAMP superfamily CRISPR-associated protein yields the protein MNNYIAIKPIKELIKKNNPDSLALCLVKYVDPRKNNGFNAKEYYFNHLKTIKLNLKRIDTWWNFIHSIPKNRIFYFQLQSQKLLINTAAVITGKFGVCIDYYGIPYIPGSAVKGCARSVAIKELRNASEANKAELLSTIALVFGWSEADWTKNETLSDFYWGCNKNDEILSDAASLIMEKIIGKHNKQLIQEIPNFAGTVSFLDAYPIPLKFYPSNYNTYNSYHHRDFPQYPHPVTRNHIFSFCLIPSPKRILVDALTKSIGWLKKGLEDHAIGAKKKNGYGKFIDCTEKVKRMINKTTR from the coding sequence ATGAATAATTATATTGCTATTAAACCAATCAAAGAATTAATAAAAAAAAATAATCCTGATTCACTTGCTCTTTGTTTAGTAAAATACGTAGATCCTAGGAAAAATAATGGATTTAATGCAAAAGAATATTACTTCAATCATTTAAAAACTATAAAGCTAAATCTAAAAAGAATCGACACTTGGTGGAATTTTATACATTCCATTCCAAAAAATCGAATATTTTATTTTCAACTACAATCTCAAAAACTGCTGATCAATACAGCCGCAGTAATCACGGGAAAATTTGGAGTATGTATTGATTATTACGGAATCCCTTATATACCTGGAAGTGCTGTTAAAGGTTGCGCTCGAAGCGTAGCAATCAAAGAGTTGCGAAATGCTTCAGAGGCCAATAAGGCTGAGTTGTTATCTACCATTGCACTGGTTTTTGGATGGTCAGAAGCAGACTGGACAAAAAATGAAACTCTTTCTGATTTTTATTGGGGATGTAACAAAAATGATGAAATTTTAAGTGATGCTGCCTCATTAATAATGGAAAAGATAATTGGAAAGCACAACAAACAACTTATTCAAGAAATTCCAAACTTTGCAGGCACAGTTTCTTTTTTGGATGCTTATCCAATACCTCTAAAATTTTATCCTTCAAATTACAATACCTATAACTCTTATCATCATCGTGATTTTCCTCAATATCCTCATCCTGTAACACGCAACCATATCTTCAGTTTTTGTCTGATTCCTTCTCCAAAACGAATTTTGGTAGATGCCCTTACTAAGAGTATTGGTTGGCTCAAAAAAGGACTAGAAGATCATGCAATAGGCGCAAAGAAAAAAAATGGTTATGGAAAATTTATAGACTGTACCGAAAAAGTTAAAAGAATGATTAATAAAACAACTAGATAA